A region of the Paenibacillus sp. J23TS9 genome:
CATATTATAGGCCCCGGCAAGCTGCTGCGCCGGGCGATAGAAGCGGATCAGGTATCTTCGATTCTTCTGTATGGCCCGCCGGGATGTGGTAAAACAACGCTGGCCAACATCATTTCGCAAAAAACGCAGGCGGATTTCGTTAAGCTGAACGCGGTCGATGCATCTGTCAAGGATGTGCGCGAGATTATTGACCGGGCACAAAGCAATAAAGCGATGTATGGCACGAAGACCATATTGTTTCTGGACGAGGTACACCGCTTTAACAGCTCTCGGCAGGATGCCCTGCTGCCGGCTGTCGAGAAGGGGACGATTATTTTTATCGGGGCGACGACGGAAAACCCGTTTCATTATGTGAACGGGGCCTTGATGAGCCGCTCCACCTTGTTCCAGCTGCAGCCCCTGACGAAGGAGCATTCTCTGATTGCGATGAAGCGCGCGCTTGCAGATTCGGACAAGGGTCTTGGTTTCATGAGTCTTAAGGTTGACGATGAAGCGCTGGATCATATTGCCTCAATGGCGAACGGAGATATCCGGCGAGCGCTTAATGCGCTTGAGCTTGCGGCCATGACTACGCCGCCGGAAGACGATGGCACCGTCCATGTCACGTTAGAAGTAGCGGAGGAGTCTATCAGGCGCCCAACGGTACGTGCGGACGAGTCGACGCAATATGATGTATTGTCCGCGTTTCATAAAAGCATCCGCGGATCCAGCGACGCTGCGCTGTTCTGGTTTCTGTACGCGGTCGAGAAGCTGGGGATGGACCCGATGGTATTCATCCGCCGTCTGATTGCTGCGAGCAGCGAAGATATCGGTCTTGCCAATCCGCAAGCCATGGTTCAGGCGGTAAGCGCGCTGGATGCTTACCGGAACAACGGTTGGCCGGAAGCAAAACTCAATATTGCACAGGCGATATTATTCGCGGTGGAGAGTCCGAAATCTAACGCTGTATATACGGCAATTTCACGTGCAACGTCGGCAATTGATGAGCTGAAATCGCCGGAGGTGCCGATGCATCTGCGGGACACTCACTACAAAGGCGCCGTGAAACTTGGACATGAGGGTTATAAGTACCCGCATGACTTCCCTGGTCATTACGTTAAGCAGGATTATCTGCCGAAAGAGATCTCACGGCGGGTATTTTATCAGGCGACCGAGCAGGGAAACGAGTCCAAAATCCAGATCAATCAGCAGCGCCGACGCAATCAGTTTCTTTCCGGGGAAGAATAATAGCTTTACAAGGAAATATTCAAAGAATGAGCAGGATTCTATCGTATTTATAGAGAATGTTTTGCACAGACGAAAAAAGCCACTGCCGCAGGTTCACTGGGCAATGGCTCAAGGTCTGTGCTTTATTTTTTTTGTGTGGCAGGTATCTTGTAAGGGATTTTCTCCACTTGATCAATGGTGCCGCCGCCGAGGCAATCATCCCCTTGGTAGAAGACAACCGCTTGACCAGGTGTAATGGCTTTTTGCTGCTGAGCAAACTGTATATGAACAGTTCCATCTTCCAGCCATTGCAACGTAACCTGCTGATCAGGCTGCCGATAGCGGAACTTGGCCGTGCAGCTGAAAGGTTCTTTGGGCACATTCCCTTCACCTGCAATCCAGTTTACGCCTGTGGCAATAAGACCTTTTGAATACATGCTGGGATGCTTGTCTCCTTGCACGACATACAAAATGTTCTGCTGCAAATCTTTGTCGGCCACGAACCATGGCTCGCCGTTACCGGATCCACCGATTCCGAGGCCTTGACGCTGACCAAGGGTGTAATACATCAGGCCGTCATGGCGGCCCTTGATTTCACCGGTAGCAATATCCACCATATTCCCGGCTTGGGCGGGTAGATACTGGCTTAAGAACTCCTTGAAATTGCGTTCACCGATGAAGCAGACGCCGGTGCTGTCTTTCTTCTTGGCCGTATACAGACCTGCGGCTTCCGCTATGCGGCGCACTTCCGGCTTGGGTAAATGACCGATCGGGAACATGGCCTTCGAAAGCTGCTGCTGATTGAGCGCATTCAAGAAGTAGGTCTGGTCTTTGTTGCTGTCCACGCCGCGAAGGAGCTTTAAGACGCCGTCTTCTTCCACGACACGGGCATAATGACCTGTGGCTACATAATCAGCGCCGAGATCGAGCGCTTTATTGAGAAATTCACCAAACTTGATTTCACGGTTGCACATCACGTCAGGATTTGGTGTGCGTCCAGACTTATATTCATCCAGGAAATAGGAAAATACTTTATCGAAATATTCCTTTTCGAAGTTGACCGTGTAATAGGGAATATCTATCTGTTCGCAAACACGGCGCACATCCTCCGCATCCTGCTCGGCGGTGCAAACCCCGAATTCGTCGGTGTCATCCCAGTTTTTCATGAAAATCCCGATGACATCGTAGCCTTGCTCCTTCAGCAGGAGTGCAGTGACCGAGGAATCGACGCCGCCGGACATACCGACGACAACGCGTGTATTTTGATTGTTGTTTGACAAGAGTAATCACCATTTCTATTTGAAATTGTGCCCATATCGTATTTTAACACAACCTGCACCGGATCACATCAGAAAAGCTTTGTCCACGGTAGGAGAACATTTTGCAGTTTTGTGACTGTTGATTTAAGATTAAAGAATTGATAAGTTTCAGCGAAGCTGAACGATTATTTAATCGAAAGAAAAAACCACAGAAAACAGTCTGTCTTCTGTGGAGATACTCCGGTGGACGTTTTTCTTACCAAATAGCTGCCAGGTATGTTAACATAAGCAAAGGGTTATGATCGGAATACGCAGATATGCTTAATAGCCCAGGTCTGCCTATTGATCGTTCATATACTATAGGTTAAACTAAAGCTTCTTTTGCCATCAACCTGATCAAAAACATGATTTTGTGATGGTTATTTGCATCTTTAGTTCATTCTATATAGAAAACATGAATTTTTGAAAGAGGTGCCACCTTTGAAGATATCAACAAAAGGGCGTTATGGCCTGACTATAATGATGGAACTTGCAGCAAAATACGGCGAAGGCCCCATCTCTCTGAAGAGCATTGCTGAGAAAAATCAACTTTCCGAACATTATTTAGAGCAGTTAATTGCTCCGCTGCGGAATGCGGGCTTGGTAAAAAGTATCCGCGGTGCATACGGCGGGTACATTCTTTCTCGCGAATCCAGCGAAATTACCGCTGGGGATGTGATCCGCGTTCTTGAGGGACCGATTTCTCCGGTTGATTTTACAGAAGAAGACGATCCTGCCAAACGTAACTTATGGCTGCGCATCCGTGATGGCATTGCCGCCGTGCTTGATTCAACCACGCTGTTTGATCTTATATCCTACCAGGAGCAGGACGCGGCAGATAACTACATGTTCTACATTTAAAAAGGAGATGCAATAATGAATTCCATTTACTTGGATCATGCGGCATCCACACCCGTACATCCGCAAGTAGCCGAAGAAATGATGAAAGTGATGACCGGGCAGTTCGGCAATGCTTCAAGCGTCCATGCTTTTGGCCGTTCCGCTAAGCGTACGGTGAGCAGTGCCAGGGATATGATTGCAACATCTCTGGGCTGCCATCCGGATGAACTGGTATTTACCGGGGGCGGAACGGAAAGCGATAATCTTGCCCTGTTCGGTGCCTTATCCGCATTAAGCGGTTCAGGCAAGCACATTATTACGTCATCAATCGAGCATCATGCGGTTCTGCATGCCTGCGAAGAGCTGGAGAAGCTGGGATACCGGGTAACTTATCTTCCTGTTGATTCCACCGGACGGGTTCGGATAGAGGATGTGGAGAACGCTCTGACGGAGGAAACGGTGCTGATCAGCATCATGTATGCCAACAACGAAATTGGTACAGTGCAGCCGATCACGGAAATCGGAGAGCTAGCGAGAGAACGCGGCATTATTTTTCATGTGGATGCAGTACAGGCTTTAGGAGCCATTCCAATATCCTGCCATGATCTGCCTGTAGATCTCATGAGCTTTTCTGCTCATAAAATTAATGGACCCCAGGGCGTTGGCGCTCTGTATATTCGCCGTGGGATTCATCTTGCACCGAGACAGCACGGAGGACTTCAGGAGAAGAAACGCCGCGCAGGGACGGAAAATATGGCGGGAATCGCCGGATTTGGTCAAGCTGTACGGATTGCAGCTTCCCATTTGGAGGAACGCAGGGATCATGATCTTATGCTACGGCATACGTTTATTCGCATGCTGGAACAGGAACTTGGAAAAGACTCGTTTATCATCAATGGACATCCCTCTGAATTTTTACCCCACATTCTGAATATCAGCTTCCCGGATACAGATACGGAGACTCTCCTGATGAACCTGGATATGGAAGGCATTGCGGCAGCCAGCGGCTCTGCATGCACCTCGGGTTCCCTTGAAGTTTCTCATGTACTCCAGGCTATGAAACTTCCACAAAATGTTTTGCGCTCTGCGATTCGTTTTAGCTTTGGATTGGGTAATACTACTGAAGATATGGAATACACCGCCCAAAAAATTGCAACCATTCTTCGTCGTTTACGTAATAGAAGTTAGGGATTCTCTATGTATGGACAAGGAGGGAGGAGTGTTCCATACCATCCGGAAAATCAAAGGATTGATGCTGCCACGCATCAGTCCCGCGCAGGCGGGATTCCTTGGTTTTAATCTAAATAGGGATAGGTGGGATCCTGGCCATGAAGTTCCAAGAATTGATCGGACTTGCCGTTTTTGATGTTGAAGAAGGCAAGGAGATCGGCAAAATCAGCGATGTTATGATCAGCGAGGACTGGAAGATTCAAGCTTTGGAGCTTGAAGGCAAAGGGTTCTTTTCCAGCTCGGCTAAGTCAGTGTCCTGGGAGGACATTATGGCTTACGGCGAAGATGCTGTGATGATTCGTAATCAACAGGCTGTTCGAAAGACGGGGGCCGACGACATACACTACACCTATCTTCTGGGTAAAAATAAATTTAAGGATTTAAATGTATTGACGGAGGATGGCGTCCTGCTGGGTAAAGTGACGGACGTTTATTTTGACCAGGAAATGGGAAATACAATACTAGGTCTTGAAATCAGCGACGGCTTCGTCTCGGATTTGATGGAAGGCCGCAAATGGCTGCCGCTTACACAGGACATGTCCATCGGTAAAAATGCGATTATGGTACCTCCGATGAGCGAGGAGCGCTTGGAGAAAACCATTCATTCTGTTAACGGATAGGTGATAAATGAATATGAGATGTCCCAACTGCAATTCCAAAGATATCGGTAAAATCGGTTCACACCAGTTTTATTGCTGGGGCTGCTTTATCGAACTGACAGTCAACGGAGAGAAAATGTCCGTCTACCAGGTAGAAGAAGATGGAACGCTCAGTTCACTGGATGATTTGTTCTTCGAGGAGATCCCTCAGGATTTCCCGCAGATTCATGCATCCAATTGAAAGTGAACTTATGAACAAGCATGTTTATTAGAAAGAAACCCATCACTAGCGCCCGCTTGCGGCGCACGTTAGTGATGGGTTTCTTTTGTCATGCCGCGGCAGCTTCGTGTATAGATTGAAGGTTAATTTTTTCCTTTCGTACATATAATAACGTGTACAGCAAGTCCGAAAGGAGGAAACCGCATGGAGAAGATGATCGCAAACAAATGGTTCCGTCTCTTGATTTGGGTCATTCTCAGCCTTATCGCTCTCTATTTTATCTGGATGCTCCGGCCCATGTTCATGAATGTATACCATTTTTTCAAAGCGATTCTGGCTCCGTTCATTGTGTCCATGATCATCTCTTACGTGCTGAATCCGGTTGTCTGTATGCTGGCTGACCGCAAAATGCCCCGGGGGATCGCGGTGCTGCTTATCTATGCAGTCTTTCTGACTTGTCTAGCCGTCATCCTTATCAACATGATACCGATGCTGGTGGAGCAGATGGAGGAACTGAATGAGCATCTGCCGGAGATGACTATGCATGCCCAGAGCCTAATGACCCGGCTGGATCAAAAGCTGCTGCCAGACGGAGTAATGGCCGGTGTGGATCAGTGGTTTTTACAGTGGGAAGACAGGCTTGCAAAAGGTATTTCCGATTTTATTGACAATATTGGGACGACCATTAATGTGGTCCTGAATCTTTTCATCATACCGTTTCTCATTTTCTATATTCTTAAGGACTTCGATGTTTTTGAAAGAACTATTGTTTCTTACCTGCCTCGTTCTCGTAGAAAAGAGATGGTAGGCCTTTTAAAGGAAATTGATCTTGCGCTCGGGAATTATGTGCGGGGACAGTTTCTGGTCTGCTTGATCATTGGTGTTCTGGCTTATATCGGATACATGCTGATTGGCATGCAGTATGCGCTGCTGATGGCGAGTATCGTCGCAGTCTTCAATATCGTTCCGTATCTTGGACCATTTCTGGGGGCAGCCCCAGCCGTGGTCATGGCCTCCACGATTTCCTGGAAGATGGTGCTGCTGGTCATTGTCGTCAATTGGATCTGTCAACTTCTGGAAAGTAATGTCATATCGCCTCAGGTGGTCGGTAAAAAGCTCCATCTGCATCCGATTGTGATTATATTTGCGCTCTTGGTCGGCGGAGAGCTCGCAGGCATCGTGGGTCTTATTTTGGCGGTTCCGGTTTTCGCGGTATTTAAAGTGCTTCTCCAGCATTTTTTTGCCTATTATGTGAAGCGAAATACCGTCTGAGATGCCTCATTGACATTCATTAGCGCCGCCGATATACTTGTAGACAGTTGATTAAAATGGACAAAACGGCGATGAAATGAAGTACGGCAGAAAGCTCCTTGTGACAGAGAACGGGTTCCTCCACGTTAGAAACGTGTTGGCTGCAAGAATCCGCATGCGGGCTACTGGCCGGAAAGCTGATTTCGGAGTGCGGGCAAAACCCGCCGGTTGGCCCCGTTAGAGGCTTTTACGAGGAGATCGCTCTTTAGGGAACAAACGGATGCATGATACCGTGGAAGCTTTGAGCGATAACCAGGGTGGTACCGCGATTATGATCGTCCCTGAAAAATTATTCAGGGGCGTTTTTATGTTGTTTTCCAAGGACTTAAAATGAAGATAATTTGATGATGGAGGCTGTATACCATGAAAGCAAGTGAAATCCGTTCCAAATGGCTGGAATTTTTCGCAAGTAAAGGACACAAGATTGAACCGAGCTCCCCGCTCGTCCCACACAATGACCCATCGCTTCTGTGGATTAATGCGGGTATGGCGCCGCTCAAGCCATATTTTGACGGACGGGTCATCCCGGAGAATCCGCGTCTGACGAACTCGCAGAAATGCATTCGTACGAATGATATCGAGAATGTCGGCAAAACCCGCCGTCACCATACGTTTTTCGAAATGCTCGGCAATTTCTCAATCGGAGATTATTTTAAAGAAGAAGCCATTACTTGGGCGTGGGAGTTTCTGACCGGCAAGGAATGGATTGGTTTTGATCCTGAACGCCTGTCTGTAACGGTATATCCTGAGGACGAGGAAGCCTTCAAGCTCTGGAATGAGAAAGTTGGATTGCCGGCTGAGCGTATTGTGAAGCTGGAGGATAATTTCTGGGATATCGGCGAGGGCCCTTGCGGTCCATGTACTGAAATCTTCTACGATCGCGGTGACGCTTATGGAGATTTGTCCGATCCTGAAATGTTCCCGGGCGGAGAAAACGAACGCTTCCTGGAAGTGTGGAACCTCGTATTCTCCCAATTCAACCATAACAAGGACGGTTCCTATACACCGCTTCCTAATAAGAATATTGATACGGGCGCTGGTCTGGAACGTTTTGCTTCCATTTTGCAAAATGTGGATTCGAACTTTGACACAGATTTGTTCCAGCCGCTCATCCAGCAGACAGCCAAGCTTGCAGGCGTTAACTATAACGACAGC
Encoded here:
- the mnmA gene encoding tRNA 2-thiouridine(34) synthase MnmA; protein product: MSNNNQNTRVVVGMSGGVDSSVTALLLKEQGYDVIGIFMKNWDDTDEFGVCTAEQDAEDVRRVCEQIDIPYYTVNFEKEYFDKVFSYFLDEYKSGRTPNPDVMCNREIKFGEFLNKALDLGADYVATGHYARVVEEDGVLKLLRGVDSNKDQTYFLNALNQQQLSKAMFPIGHLPKPEVRRIAEAAGLYTAKKKDSTGVCFIGERNFKEFLSQYLPAQAGNMVDIATGEIKGRHDGLMYYTLGQRQGLGIGGSGNGEPWFVADKDLQQNILYVVQGDKHPSMYSKGLIATGVNWIAGEGNVPKEPFSCTAKFRYRQPDQQVTLQWLEDGTVHIQFAQQQKAITPGQAVVFYQGDDCLGGGTIDQVEKIPYKIPATQKK
- a CDS encoding cysteine desulfurase family protein is translated as MNSIYLDHAASTPVHPQVAEEMMKVMTGQFGNASSVHAFGRSAKRTVSSARDMIATSLGCHPDELVFTGGGTESDNLALFGALSALSGSGKHIITSSIEHHAVLHACEELEKLGYRVTYLPVDSTGRVRIEDVENALTEETVLISIMYANNEIGTVQPITEIGELARERGIIFHVDAVQALGAIPISCHDLPVDLMSFSAHKINGPQGVGALYIRRGIHLAPRQHGGLQEKKRRAGTENMAGIAGFGQAVRIAASHLEERRDHDLMLRHTFIRMLEQELGKDSFIINGHPSEFLPHILNISFPDTDTETLLMNLDMEGIAAASGSACTSGSLEVSHVLQAMKLPQNVLRSAIRFSFGLGNTTEDMEYTAQKIATILRRLRNRS
- a CDS encoding PRC-barrel domain-containing protein; its protein translation is MKFQELIGLAVFDVEEGKEIGKISDVMISEDWKIQALELEGKGFFSSSAKSVSWEDIMAYGEDAVMIRNQQAVRKTGADDIHYTYLLGKNKFKDLNVLTEDGVLLGKVTDVYFDQEMGNTILGLEISDGFVSDLMEGRKWLPLTQDMSIGKNAIMVPPMSEERLEKTIHSVNG
- the cymR gene encoding cysteine metabolism transcriptional regulator CymR; protein product: MKISTKGRYGLTIMMELAAKYGEGPISLKSIAEKNQLSEHYLEQLIAPLRNAGLVKSIRGAYGGYILSRESSEITAGDVIRVLEGPISPVDFTEEDDPAKRNLWLRIRDGIAAVLDSTTLFDLISYQEQDAADNYMFYI
- a CDS encoding replication-associated recombination protein A; protein product: MDLFSFQQESEPSSRLLADRMRPTSLDEYIGQEHIIGPGKLLRRAIEADQVSSILLYGPPGCGKTTLANIISQKTQADFVKLNAVDASVKDVREIIDRAQSNKAMYGTKTILFLDEVHRFNSSRQDALLPAVEKGTIIFIGATTENPFHYVNGALMSRSTLFQLQPLTKEHSLIAMKRALADSDKGLGFMSLKVDDEALDHIASMANGDIRRALNALELAAMTTPPEDDGTVHVTLEVAEESIRRPTVRADESTQYDVLSAFHKSIRGSSDAALFWFLYAVEKLGMDPMVFIRRLIAASSEDIGLANPQAMVQAVSALDAYRNNGWPEAKLNIAQAILFAVESPKSNAVYTAISRATSAIDELKSPEVPMHLRDTHYKGAVKLGHEGYKYPHDFPGHYVKQDYLPKEISRRVFYQATEQGNESKIQINQQRRRNQFLSGEE
- a CDS encoding AI-2E family transporter, encoding MEKMIANKWFRLLIWVILSLIALYFIWMLRPMFMNVYHFFKAILAPFIVSMIISYVLNPVVCMLADRKMPRGIAVLLIYAVFLTCLAVILINMIPMLVEQMEELNEHLPEMTMHAQSLMTRLDQKLLPDGVMAGVDQWFLQWEDRLAKGISDFIDNIGTTINVVLNLFIIPFLIFYILKDFDVFERTIVSYLPRSRRKEMVGLLKEIDLALGNYVRGQFLVCLIIGVLAYIGYMLIGMQYALLMASIVAVFNIVPYLGPFLGAAPAVVMASTISWKMVLLVIVVNWICQLLESNVISPQVVGKKLHLHPIVIIFALLVGGELAGIVGLILAVPVFAVFKVLLQHFFAYYVKRNTV